The Paraburkholderia hospita DNA segment TCGACATGTCGAGGCCCGTGCCGTACAGCGCCGTCGTACCCGTCGACATGCCGCCGATGATCGCGATTAGACACACGGGCAGGAAGAACCAGTTCGGCGAGATCGCCAGCAATCCGCCGACGTAGTTGTTCGACGCGATAAAGTCCGGCGCCTTCTGCGCGATGATCGTCGCCGTCGCGAGGCCGAAGAAGAACGGCACGAAAGTCGCGATCTGCGCAATGATCACGGCAAGCATCGTGCGATGCTTCGGCGTGTTCTGCGGAATGTAGCGCGCCCAGTCGCCCATCGTCGATGCAAACGAAACGGGATTGCTCAGCGCGACGAGCACCGCGCTCACGAACGCCGGCCAGAAGCCGACAGCACCCATCGCAAACTTGCCCGCGTAGTGGCTGTCGAACGGACCGGCGAACGCGAAGATGCCCGCGATGAACAGCAAACTCGCCGTCCACACTGCAATCTTGTTGACCCACAGCATGAAGCGAAAGCCGTAGATACACACCGTCAACACGAGCACCGCGAAGACGCCGTACGCGGCGCTCAGCGTAAAGCCGTTCACAGGCAAACCGAGCAGATGATTCGCGCCGCCCACGAGCGCATCGCCCGAGCTCCACACGGCGAGCGAGAAGAACGCGACGGACGTCAGCAGCGCGAGAAACGAGCCAACGATCCGTCCATGAATACCAAAGTGGCCGCCGGACGAAACAGGATCGTTCGTGCCGTTGCGCATGCCAAAGAGGCTCATCGGCGCAAGAATGCACGAGCCGACCAGCACGCCGATCACGATCGACGCGACGCCTGCCCAGAACGACAGGCCGAGCAGCACGGGAAAACTGCCGAGCACCGAAGTGGAAAACGTATTGCAGCCTCCGAACAGCAGGCGGAACAGGTCGATGGGCCGCGCATAGCGGGACGCGTCGGGAATGCGTTCGAAACCGAAGGTCTCGACGGTTGTGATACTGCTGTTGTTGCTCTCGGTGGGGCTGCTGCTCATGTCTCCGACTCCTCTGACGGCCAGGGAAATCACGCGGCTCGCTACTGGCTGGTGGCGTCCGCTTCTTAACGAATGTCTGGTCGCCACTGTAAAGAGAAACAATTCGGGCAAAAATATCGTCGGCGCAACCTTTACTTCGATATAAGTCGATGTAAGCGGAATTCCTTATCCAGTAAGGCTTCTCAAGCAGATAGCGGCGTCGCTGAAAGTCTCGAAAGCAGCTTGCGACGTGCAAAACGTCGAAAAGAATCGGCAGATTTCAGGTACGGCGGCGCTTCCTCGCGGCGGCAACGGCAGGCATCGGAATCGGCACGCTGCCCTTCGTGCCCTGTTCGATCAGAAAGTCGCGGAACAGGCTCGCGACATGCGGCAGACGCTTATCCGACACATGCATCACGTACCAGTCGCGTTCGATCGGATTGTCGGGTAGCGGCAACAGCGCCAGCAACCCCGCCTGAAATTCCAGCGAGCACGCGTGCAACGAAAGAAACGAAATGCCGAGCCCCGCTTCCACCAGTTGCTTGATCGCCTCGTTGCTCGACAATTCGGAACCGATATGAAGCTTGTGACCCGCCTGCCTGAACAGGTTTTCGACCGTCGAGCGCGTGCCCGAGCCGCGCTCGCGCACGAACAGGTTCGCCGATTCCAGATCGCCAAGCGTGAGGCGTTTCTTTTTCATCAGCGCATGCGAAGGTGACGCGACGAATGCCATCGGATGCTTCGCGAACGCGGTAGCGACCGTGCGCAATTCACGCGGCGGGCTGCCCATCACGGCGAGGTCGATTTCATGCGTCGCGAGCATGCGGATGATGTCCGCGCGATTGCCGACCTTGAATTGCACCTTCACTTGCGGACGCGCTTCCGTAAAGCGCACGAGAAACGGCGGGATCAGGTACTCGGCCGTCGTGATCGCGCCGATGCGAAGCGTGCCGCCCTGTTCGCCGTGCAACGCGGCGAGATCGTCGGCGGCGCCATTCCACAAGTCGAGAATTTCGAGTGCATAGCGCGCGAGTATTTCGCCCGCTGCCGTCAGTTGCACGCCACGCCCCACGCGCTGCAGGAGCGGCGCGCCCGCAGAGTCTTCCAGCAGGCGGATTTGCAGCGACACGGCGGGCTGCGTCAACCGCAATTCCTCCGCCGCGCCCGACACGCTGCCAAGCTTCGCCACCGTATGAAGCGCCTTCAATTGACGAAACGTCGCTGCCTTTAACATAAGTGAAAACCTATATGTTCGGTACAAACATTAAATTGTGCTGCGGTTTCGCTCAATTCTATACTCGACCTCACTGATGATGTTCACGCATGAATCCGCATTGAAAACGTTTCAGGAGAGTACGCATCATGACCTCGATCGATCGACACACCGCAAGTAGCACACGAACTGCGCCGCACCGAATCGTCGTCGTTGGCGGCGGCGTGGGTGGACTGGGACTCGCAACGCGCCTTGGCGAATCGCTCGGCAAGAGCGGGCATGCGCAAGTCGTCCTCGTCGACCGCTCGCCGACGCACTTCTGGAAGCCGCTGCTGCACGAAGCCGCGTCAGGCCAGATCGATCCCGCCACGCATCAGCTGCAATTCGCGGTGCAGGCGCGGCGTCACGGCTTCGAGTTCGAACAGGGTGCGCTGCAATCGCTCGATCGCGCACAGCGTCACATCACGATCAGCGCGACGCGTGATGACAACGGCCGCGAAGTGCTCCCCGCGCGTCATATCGCGTTCGATACGCTCGTGTTGGCGCTCGGCAGTGTGACCAACTACTTCGGCGTCAAGGGCGCGGAACAACATGCGCTGCCGCTGGAGTCCGTCACGCACGCGGAATCGTTCCGCCGCAAGCTGCTCGACGCGTGCACGCGGGCGAATCATGTGCGTCGCGTGAGCGGCGCGCAGCAGGTGCAGCCGGTGTCGATCAATATCGTCGGCGCGGGCGCGACGGGCGTCGAGCTTGCAGCGGCGTTGCGCGACAGCATTCGTTTGATGCATCGCTACAGCCTTTTCGCACTCGACCCGGAGCGCGACTTCCGCATCAGGTTGATCGAAGGCACGGAGCGTGTGTTGCCCGCGCTGTCGCAACGTATTTCAGCGCGCGCGCAGCGGATACTCGGCGGTCTCGGCGTCGAAGTGCTCACGACTACACGTGTGACGGAAGTACGCGCGGATGCCGTGCTCACCCACGACGGCCAGCATCTGCCGAGCGACATCGCAATCTGGACCGCGGGCATCGCCGGGCCGCCTGTGTTGCGTGTGCTCGACGGCATCGACGTGAACCGCAATGCGCAAGTGCTCGTGACGCGCACATTGCAAACCACGAAGGATGCGAATGTCTTCGCGCTCGGCGATTGCGCGGCCTGCCCTTCGCACGCGGATGGCTTTCTCGCGCCGCGCGCCCAGGTCGCGCATCAGCAGGCGATGTTCCTGGCACGCGCGCTGAAGTGCCGTGTCGGCGGCGAAGCGCTGCCCGAGTTCACGTATCGCGATGCGGGCACGCTGGTCGGGT contains these protein-coding regions:
- a CDS encoding purine-cytosine permease family protein, translated to MSSSPTESNNSSITTVETFGFERIPDASRYARPIDLFRLLFGGCNTFSTSVLGSFPVLLGLSFWAGVASIVIGVLVGSCILAPMSLFGMRNGTNDPVSSGGHFGIHGRIVGSFLALLTSVAFFSLAVWSSGDALVGGANHLLGLPVNGFTLSAAYGVFAVLVLTVCIYGFRFMLWVNKIAVWTASLLFIAGIFAFAGPFDSHYAGKFAMGAVGFWPAFVSAVLVALSNPVSFASTMGDWARYIPQNTPKHRTMLAVIIAQIATFVPFFFGLATATIIAQKAPDFIASNNYVGGLLAISPNWFFLPVCLIAIIGGMSTGTTALYGTGLDMSSMFPKLLNRVRATFLIGCAAIGFIFLGRFVFNLVESVSTFSVLINTCSCPWMVIMIIGYVTRRGFYLSDDLQVFNRGGRGGHYWFTHGWNWRAMGAWVPSALTGLCFVNLPDQFVGPLGELAGGLDISLPVALTMACTLYVTLLQCFPEPDGVYGPQGRRWLRGSHKATHARIKVVEPRTAEGMRGNRMTAPREEVFDTQDAA
- a CDS encoding LysR family transcriptional regulator; translation: MLKAATFRQLKALHTVAKLGSVSGAAEELRLTQPAVSLQIRLLEDSAGAPLLQRVGRGVQLTAAGEILARYALEILDLWNGAADDLAALHGEQGGTLRIGAITTAEYLIPPFLVRFTEARPQVKVQFKVGNRADIIRMLATHEIDLAVMGSPPRELRTVATAFAKHPMAFVASPSHALMKKKRLTLGDLESANLFVRERGSGTRSTVENLFRQAGHKLHIGSELSSNEAIKQLVEAGLGISFLSLHACSLEFQAGLLALLPLPDNPIERDWYVMHVSDKRLPHVASLFRDFLIEQGTKGSVPIPMPAVAAARKRRRT
- a CDS encoding NAD(P)/FAD-dependent oxidoreductase; this encodes MTSIDRHTASSTRTAPHRIVVVGGGVGGLGLATRLGESLGKSGHAQVVLVDRSPTHFWKPLLHEAASGQIDPATHQLQFAVQARRHGFEFEQGALQSLDRAQRHITISATRDDNGREVLPARHIAFDTLVLALGSVTNYFGVKGAEQHALPLESVTHAESFRRKLLDACTRANHVRRVSGAQQVQPVSINIVGAGATGVELAAALRDSIRLMHRYSLFALDPERDFRIRLIEGTERVLPALSQRISARAQRILGGLGVEVLTTTRVTEVRADAVLTHDGQHLPSDIAIWTAGIAGPPVLRVLDGIDVNRNAQVLVTRTLQTTKDANVFALGDCAACPSHADGFLAPRAQVAHQQAMFLARALKCRVGGEALPEFTYRDAGTLVGFGDVGTIGSLSGLRERPVFVDGWLATVVYRLIYRRHVMTVTGFARMALDTASHWLRRRVHPVIRLH